CTTAAAGAGGTGATGATCCAAAGTCTGTCTTTTATATTCCAGTCAAAGCTAACCGAATCTAACCTAATATCATAAAGCCAGTTTCAGGTTTACAGTCTGTTAAGGGTTGTCTTGCTCCAGCCATTGAAGATCTTCTTGTGCTGCCTCTTGTACAGTTGATCAGACTATCTAAAAGACGTGTAATATGTGACGTATGATATGTAAATCTGTAATGATTGATGCTGTTTTATCAATGCAAACGTTATGTCTTTTTACAAGCATTTATGGCAGGTGAAAAACACACTCTGACCaatgtataattacatttttgtggtTCCTGAAGCATTTGACAACCCTGTTTAACGAGGGGTGTTTTCTCTGTGGCGAGACAGTAGGCAGAACAAAATTTGGAGGAAAAAATAGACataataatatatgaaaaaacGTAGGCAAATCCAGAGATCAGTTCTCACTCAAAAACAATCATTGTTTTTGTGGAAGGCGTTGACACTTTCATTCAGCGTggaattaaattgatcagaaatgacaataaaacatttataaccaGTGTTATAGTATAACCAGAAAATATAATCAGATAGAATTcagctattttaaatatcaCTGCTTTTGCTGGagttttggtcaaataaatgctgccttaaTGAGCTAAATATACTTTTACAGAAAGTCTTATATGTTAAGATTTTGCCTGTGTACATGTCAGTCAATTTAATCCATGCGTTTATTTCAGGTTTCAGCTAACACAGACGGCTCCTCGATGAGTGGCTACCTGGAGCGGACGAAGGCCAACAGAAAACAGTGGAAACGGTTCTGGTTTGTCATCATGAACAAAGTTCTGTACACTTACGCTGCAAGCGAGGTGAGGATATATAAACGGGGCCATTTAAATGAAGTAAATAGTGTCCATCTGTAGTTTTATGTAGACTTTGAAGCCAGTTTGAAATGATCAGGAGGTAAATGCTACTCTTATTGCTGGAGCTTCTGGTGTTTTGGAGTGATCGTATCAGTGATAGTGACTGGGTGGGTCTAGTTTCCAAACAGAAACAGCCATTGATGTGTAAACGAGGGCAATCATGTGTTAATGTGTTCGGGTTTCTGTCATCAAACACACAGCACACGAGAGAGCAGTTCTTCagtttagtttcatttttgatgtttttatagtatcaTTTTTGTTCTCATCAAAAGATAAAGGTAAATttgatttttcattaaattagctttttaaattaattttagatttattttttgtagtaCAAATGATGCAGTAATATTTCTGGTTTATAACCACATATGTATccagtattatttatatgtaacCAGGCAGCTCATTGCatttgataaatatattttatacagtattatacatttttatttatattgcatttttacactgcttttatttattgtatcCAGGACGTCGCAGCTTTGGAAAGTCAACCTCTTCTGGGATTTTCTGTCCGGACAGAGAAACCAGAATCGTCCTTGCATTTTAAACTTTATCACAAAGACACTTTGTACTACATCTTCAGAGCAAGTGACAACCAGATCTGTGACAGGTACAAGACATTTGAAACACTTcatgtttttgatatttttaccaTTTCAATGCCACAATCATTTTTCTCCTAGATGGATTGAAGCGATCCAGGAAGCCACGGTTCTCTAACCCTCTCTTCCTCAACCTGTGACGTTTCCAGATCAGACcatcagacacacacatacattaaaactgattaaaatgaAGGCACACCACATTTGCATGTGCAGTTGCTACTATGAAGTGGTGCTTAAGTTGTTTTAAGTGTTGTGAAATGAGTGTTTTTAGTTATGAAATACTTCTCCATAACACATCTGATAATGCATTTGCATAATATACTACACTTTCTTTTATTATGCTGTTATATTTATGCTTTATGGCAAATACACTGTAACCAGttgcatttaataaatgtatttttatacaatttcatttcaatatgttttcattttagaatGTAGTcagaccaaaaattattcagacacctgatataattgttgatatttttttactagGACACTTGAGTTCATtcatgtaagtgaggatagcaaaataaaataaactgtgacAAATCATAGccaaaaattatttatacagtGGACTATCAGTAAAACTGATAAACATTTgagaccaaaaattattcaagCACTTTGAtctgaccatgttttgcttaagtgttttttctttaattgctaatgtgacctttttacaccacagactgaacaaaattaagcattgcttggtaattggttgacctaaactggtattatctaattgtgtacttcAATTTAACAGCTCAGTCACTGAGAAGTGGGACAAAACAGGGtgcaaaatggaaaaaaattataccTTGTACTCAGACAAATTAAACTACATTTATGTATCCTATGTGTACTGAGATACTGAGCTATGCTTTGATACAACCTCccaacttttctcttttttttttttttttacaaaatgtgctttttaccttGAACTGTGTAATATAACTTTATCTTTAACAGCATTCAAGatgttttaacatttcaaaacacattctcatGTTAGCAGACAGATCACACTTCCACATGTGACCAACAATtcatcaacaaatataaaatatcatcatgaaatattatcaaaatattaatcTGACGGTGGTGACGAAAACCTGAAGCTGTAGTCATTTTAACTATCAAATACATTGAATCAATCAATTACcgtattaaaacaaacacaacaaacagtgagtatgttattgtttataaagcttttattcaagtcacatttaagtattttgatatattacTGGAACACAACATGTTATGGTGTTGACAAATTGggcatttctttcacaaaacaaatggaGTTCATGTAGTagccattttgttttttgtttttctgttgatgCTAGATGCGAATGTAACCTGCTTTAGGTGAATAAAATGATctgaatatttcaaataatttcctcagaaactggaagatggtgttgacatatcatggttgtgaccaagaaatattaacattatgatttaaaatgtctGACAATCATGTACTCTGCGGAGGAAGATTGTGGTGAGGGGTCCTTTTAGAGTGACAGCTGCCCCTGATATTCCctgcttttattttaatcaatgtCTGGCAGTGTTGACAAAAGTGGGGACGCAACTTTAAAACACCTTATGTGTCGCTGAAAAACAACCTTGCTTTGATATGAGATATAAGTGTTGCTTTTGATAAAACAAGGTCTTTTTcaccattaaaaaacatttttgtccaTGTTATAGCATATGAATGATTGAACCCTTCACTGTTTTAGATGCAGTGAGAAGACAGTGTCATAAATTTCacataataatgattataaaattaaaccgaaggggataattgtgttaaatacattctattattaatccccataacatttacaattgaaaatatatacatttttatttttaaacctaatAGCAGTTACAGGACATTGTCCCACTTTTCAAGAACGACTGAGCTGAAAATTCATTATATGCCTTTCTATCGAAAATTATCTGACATTATAAAGATGAATTTGTTCcgacagtttaactctgagttcttgttaTGTTTTATTACCATGTGAtctaatgtgagaaatgttgaaggtgtctgaataaattttggtttgactgtaggTTGACTCTATTATACAAGTATTTACTATTGTCACCTATCAGTAGAGTATTATCAAGCCTTAGGGTTAGTAACCTGAGGTAATACCTCCAGCAGGACAGGTAGGGGGTGAGACTGATCTCGACTGGGGTCAGGGGTCACACTGCCTACGTCACAAGCTCCTAAGATGGCGTTTTGATGACGACGGGAGAAGTGAGGACCCCTGCCCTTGTTTAAAAGGTATTtgaaaatacaatgtatatgcGTTAGTTGTCGCatataaatatgatataaaCATCGGCGCGTCGCTGAATTGAGATACTGGTGGTGATTATTACAACAGCAACGGCTTTAAACGCGTTTCGTGATCCGCTTACCTAACCCACAGCAGCCTGGCAAGGTATCATTTcctgttgttttcattttaaacgatctttaaaatgttcattgttTAGCCTACCTCTTAGCAGACACCCTTATTGTCGGATTCAGGCGTGGTAGGGagtataaaacaataaatttgACATTTAGACGCGTATATAATCGATCAGTCCGCAGTTCCGCGTTTATAAAGACAGATACGTGCATATTTAACGTACTTAAAACCCACCGTGTTTTAACAAACCCAGGCGGGGGTTGTTCGCACTACATGCTGTTTTCGACCAGcaaatgttgatttttattttgataacattttgaaatgaaaccaaaacacatttttaaaacgcGTGTCGTTTCGCAATTTTGATCAAAGACCAGCCCTAATTAATTAGCGCATGCGCATTCTGTCTTCGGGATCTTAAACTGTTAATCTGTAACTTGTAGTCATTATTTGTTCtacattgttgttgtttgagGCTCAGTAAAACACGATAAGAAACTGGCATAATAGTCATAATTACAGTACAATAACAATCATCGCCCGTTTTTCAATGTCTTTAAAAAAGCTTCTGCTGAAATGCTGTGGTTTCTGCCGTTTTTGCCAATACTGTAAAATCACAATAAACTGTAGTGTGTATcgatttcattttgtttcattgttagttttagtttttttttttttttgatgacttGGCTGATATAAAGTTACAGCTGTTTTATTGTCGTAACAATAACTTGAGTGAGTATTAAAATATGTGGTTACGTTTTTTGGTAAGAGACGCTTTTAATGCCTTCACATCACTTCTTGTGTGAACTTCAAAACCACAATAGCGTGCAAAAGTAAAAATCACCTTCATTGTTTGTTATTGGCAGAGAATTGTttagcagtagcatttacaagcATTGCAATCAATCATAGTAACTCATTGTATGTAAAAAGTGCTGGGTGGTAACTGAtcacatgtaatctggattacataagCAGATTCCAAAAagtaagtacttgtaattacaTGCgcaatcagattacagttacttttttttattattcacacaatgggAGTATAttgttcattatttatttatgcaccctaattattcttatttctttttttttaaatttccttaAAATCCTACTTTATCATACAATTGAGCTTTGACTATTCACAAATGTTGtgtaaataaatttgcaaaccATGCTTCTGAATTTGAAGGGGAACAAGCACATCTCAAGCTATTAGACCATGTATGAAACAAATAATGATGCAAGTTACTAAACACACTGAAACACTGTCTTCATCATATCCAGTGACCTTTAGTAACCATTGATTCTAGCAGTCAggacaaaaatatttcacacctGGAAGACTTTGGGCATGTCATTGTTTTCACGTTTCTTAATGTTTGTCAGAATGTAGGGACTCcgaaacttttttgttttgtggaaGTTAATACTtctaataatttaacaacatattGGCATGTTTACAGTTCTCTGATGTGggttaatggtcacattgacatgcaagtaaacaaatatttatatttttagtgttcaagtgtttaaatttgttttattttacattttcattattaaattattagctTTTTGTCAATTCACAAGCCCACTGCAGTTCTTGCATCAagcccagtttgggaaaccctgtTGTAAcgtaatgtttgtattttttggattgtattttatgatgttgatgtaaaaaaaaaaaatgctatattttctttctctttgcttttttttttatatatcaatatggtaAGTTTAAAACACATTGGGGaaaaaaggtaatctaaattgtcagaatacattacctaaaatgagtGAACTGGATAACGTTACTAATCTatactacaatttgtaagtaattaGTAGGCTAAAATAGTAGGCTAAATACTTGGTCGTCAACTTTTATGCTTAAAATCAGTGACTAAATGTCAATACATTTCTGTTGAACTGTAAGTACACAGTcatgttcatttttatgttGCCAAATACTTCTTGcttcaaatcaatatttgagtACTGATGTATTCTAGAACTCAATAGAAATCACTTTTGAACTCaattgactttataacattgaCAGTTATTTATTGATTGTGACTTTATAATTATGACATATGACGACAACAAGGAATCTAAGCACCTTATCAGTGAAAACGTTTGCATaaagtttttttggggggggggttcCCCCTACTGGTCATcccttgttttttgtttgtttaaaacaatgcagatttaagCGATTATCCTTGAGAGTTTGTCACACCAAAATAACATCTAGCCGTCCTTTCTTACAGTGACACCAATGCAAAACATCAAGGGTAGGCGATGGAGCTCCCAAACTACGCCAGTCAACTGCTTCTCCAGCTCAATCAGCAGCGCTCCAAGGGCTTCCTGTGCGATGTCATTATCATGGTTGAAAACACGCTCTTCCGGGCCCACAAAAGTGTCCTCGCCGCCACCAGCCACTACTTCAAGTCCCTTGTCCTTCATGATAACCTCATCCACCTCGACCCTGACATGGTGGATCCAGTTGTTTTCCAGCAAATTCTGGATTTCATTTACACCGGCAAGTTGGCAGATGAGACCTTTGAGGGTGTGGATTTAAGCTCTCTGCTTACCACAGCTAACTTTCTCCAGCTCAATGACCTCGCAAACCTGTGCTCCAGTAAGATCAACCAAAATGGGTCCCTCAATAGCGTGGCTCGTGGAAGCTCCAAATCTTCAGTTCGCCTGTATGAAGACCACTCATCAGACACTGAAACATACACGTGTATGACGCCTCCCAAAAAACGGCATAATGCTGCAAGTAGATGCATTTCGAGAAAAAAGCAGGAATTGGGGTTGGATTTGTCTAAGAAAAATTCAAATTCTGAGACAACAGTTAAGGAAGAAGTCTTTCTATCTAGACCCATCTCCAACAATATGCAGCTGGGAATAAATGGGAAGTGTGTTCCAAAGGAAGAGAAGTGGATAATTCCTTTGGACGGAGCTCAGGAAAGAAAAAGGGAGGGATCCCGAAGAAAATCTAAGGTCAATGGTTACATTCCTCTTGGCAGGGCTGGAAGTCAAATAAGCCAGAATCAGACCTTCACTTTACagttgtctgtaaagaaagagaaaggaaTTGGAGGGAAAACAGATGAAATTGATGGCCAAAAACCAAACAATGGCAGCACCAATTTTGTTTATCAGAAGGAGACCTTTCTCAAAGAAGCTGAAGGGGACAACCCATACGTTTGTATACCATGCGAAAAGGGTTTTCCCTCCTCGGAGAGTCTTAAATCCCATGTGGAAAGCCATTTGGATGAAGATCTGGATGTGAAGGTTGAGgatgaggaggaagaggaacgTGACGGAG
This genomic stretch from Onychostoma macrolepis isolate SWU-2019 chromosome 25, ASM1243209v1, whole genome shotgun sequence harbors:
- the hic1l gene encoding hypermethylated in cancer 1 like — its product is MELPNYASQLLLQLNQQRSKGFLCDVIIMVENTLFRAHKSVLAATSHYFKSLVLHDNLIHLDPDMVDPVVFQQILDFIYTGKLADETFEGVDLSSLLTTANFLQLNDLANLCSSKINQNGSLNSVARGSSKSSVRLYEDHSSDTETYTCMTPPKKRHNAASRCISRKKQELGLDLSKKNSNSETTVKEEVFLSRPISNNMQLGINGKCVPKEEKWIIPLDGAQERKREGSRRKSKVNGYIPLGRAGSQISQNQTFTLQLSVKKEKGIGGKTDEIDGQKPNNGSTNFVYQKETFLKEAEGDNPYVCIPCEKGFPSSESLKSHVESHLDEDLDVKVEDEEEEERDGDTGVTRVSPEAPESLDQSPLKSLKDVDTVRPFPCNICGKMFTQRGTMTRHMRSHLGLKPFACDECGMRFTRQYRLTEHMRVHSGEKPYECQVCGGKFTQQRNLISHMRMHTSVS